A stretch of the Buchananella sp. 14KM1171 genome encodes the following:
- a CDS encoding HAD-IIB family hydrolase, whose amino-acid sequence MTKLVAFDLDDTLAPSKQALPAPMGKALQDLLDVAEVCIISGGQMGQFESQVLSNLTLSDAQARRLHLMPTCGTRYYTWDGTEFALRYAHDLTEEESANACRALEEQARALGLWEEQTWGDILENRGSQITFSALGQEAPLEAKKAWDPTGEKKEKLRAAVAKLLPTLEVRSGGSTSVDITKKGVDKAYGMERLAAETGIGLDEMLFVGDRLDEGGNDYPVKALGVDCVAVEGWEDTVKVVGDFVAARA is encoded by the coding sequence GTGACCAAGCTCGTTGCCTTCGACCTGGATGACACCCTGGCCCCCTCCAAGCAGGCGCTGCCCGCCCCGATGGGCAAAGCCCTGCAGGACCTGCTGGACGTGGCGGAGGTGTGCATCATCTCCGGCGGCCAGATGGGCCAGTTCGAGTCCCAGGTGCTGTCCAACCTGACGCTCTCCGACGCCCAGGCGCGTCGGCTCCACCTCATGCCCACCTGCGGCACCCGCTACTACACGTGGGACGGCACCGAGTTCGCGCTGCGCTACGCCCACGACCTCACCGAGGAAGAGAGCGCCAACGCCTGCCGCGCCCTGGAGGAGCAGGCCCGCGCCCTGGGGCTGTGGGAGGAACAGACCTGGGGAGACATCCTGGAAAACCGCGGCTCCCAGATCACCTTCTCCGCGCTGGGCCAGGAGGCCCCGCTAGAGGCCAAGAAGGCGTGGGACCCCACCGGTGAGAAGAAGGAGAAGCTGCGCGCCGCCGTGGCCAAGCTGCTGCCCACCCTGGAGGTGCGCTCCGGCGGCTCCACCAGCGTGGACATCACCAAGAAGGGCGTGGACAAGGCCTACGGCATGGAGCGCCTGGCCGCCGAGACCGGCATCGGGCTAGACGAAATGCTGTTCGTGGGCGACCGCCTGGACGAGGGCGGCAACGACTACCCGGTCAAGGCCCTGGGGGTGGACTGCGTCGCGGTCGAGGGCTGGGAGGACACCGTCAAGGTGGTGGGCGACTTCGTGGCCGCGCGCGCCTAG
- a CDS encoding sodium-dependent transporter, with protein sequence MSKQPAQGSKREQWSGQYGFLLAAIGSAVGLGNIWRFPGVAYTNGGGAFLLPYLFSLVLVGIPVLLFDYAMGHRYRGSAPTVYRRVKRSSEWIGWFQVLVSFVIMSYYAVVIAWAGSYAWFSFKLAWGKDAAGFFFGKYLHIAEAPGISASPVWQVLVPLVAVWGIALFIIGRGVVSGLEKANKVFLPVLVILFGALVVRALFLPGAVQGLTAFFTPNWSALADPNVWMAAFAQIFYSLSIGFGIMLTYASYLKRRSNLGGTGLVAAFANSSFEILAGVGVFAALGFMAHQQGVGVGDLEGIAGVGLSFVTFPTIIAMMPAGALFGVLFFSSLFLAGLTSLVSLIQVVAAALQEKFGLNNVKAAFTAGLPAALLSVTLFATTTGLYSLDIVDKHINEIGIVFIAIVAMVYMSFFARKLPELRMSINVVSSVSIGRWWPVLVGGLIPAVLAYMLSSTLWGLITEAYEGYPWWMLGTLGFGCIAFAFVLTAVFANLPWRNDVDSYKPLDLPGTVPPRPNGKNGTLTAATSKEN encoded by the coding sequence ATGAGCAAGCAGCCTGCGCAAGGCAGCAAGCGCGAGCAGTGGAGCGGCCAATACGGCTTCCTCCTGGCCGCCATCGGCTCCGCAGTCGGCCTCGGCAACATCTGGCGCTTCCCCGGCGTCGCATACACCAACGGCGGTGGCGCATTCCTGCTGCCCTACCTGTTCTCCCTAGTGCTCGTGGGCATCCCGGTGCTGCTGTTCGACTACGCCATGGGCCACCGCTACCGCGGCTCCGCCCCCACCGTCTACCGCCGCGTCAAGCGCTCCTCGGAGTGGATCGGCTGGTTCCAGGTACTCGTCAGCTTCGTCATCATGAGCTACTACGCCGTGGTGATCGCCTGGGCCGGCTCATACGCCTGGTTCTCCTTCAAGCTGGCCTGGGGCAAGGACGCCGCCGGATTCTTCTTCGGCAAGTACCTGCACATCGCAGAAGCCCCCGGCATCTCCGCCAGCCCCGTCTGGCAGGTCCTGGTTCCGCTAGTGGCCGTGTGGGGCATCGCCCTGTTCATCATCGGCCGCGGCGTCGTCAGCGGACTGGAAAAGGCCAACAAGGTCTTCCTGCCGGTCCTGGTCATCCTGTTCGGCGCCCTGGTGGTGCGCGCCCTGTTCCTGCCCGGCGCGGTGCAGGGCCTGACCGCCTTCTTCACCCCCAACTGGTCCGCCCTGGCAGACCCCAACGTGTGGATGGCCGCCTTCGCGCAGATCTTCTACTCCCTGTCCATCGGCTTTGGCATCATGCTCACCTACGCCAGCTACCTCAAGCGCCGCTCCAACCTGGGCGGCACCGGCCTGGTGGCTGCCTTCGCCAACTCCTCCTTCGAGATCCTGGCCGGCGTGGGCGTGTTCGCCGCCCTCGGCTTCATGGCCCACCAGCAGGGCGTGGGCGTCGGTGACCTGGAGGGCATCGCCGGCGTGGGCCTGTCCTTCGTCACCTTCCCGACCATCATCGCCATGATGCCCGCAGGCGCCCTGTTCGGCGTGCTGTTCTTCTCCTCCCTGTTCCTGGCCGGCCTGACCTCCCTGGTCTCCCTAATCCAGGTGGTCGCCGCCGCGCTGCAGGAGAAGTTCGGCCTGAACAACGTCAAGGCCGCCTTCACCGCCGGCCTGCCCGCCGCGCTCCTGTCCGTCACCCTGTTCGCCACCACCACCGGCCTGTACTCCCTGGACATCGTGGACAAGCACATCAACGAGATCGGCATCGTGTTCATCGCGATCGTGGCGATGGTCTACATGAGCTTCTTCGCCCGCAAGCTGCCCGAGCTGCGCATGTCCATCAACGTGGTCTCCTCCGTCTCCATCGGCCGCTGGTGGCCGGTCCTGGTGGGCGGATTGATCCCCGCCGTGCTGGCCTACATGCTCTCCTCCACCCTGTGGGGCCTGATCACCGAGGCCTACGAGGGCTACCCGTGGTGGATGCTGGGCACCCTCGGCTTTGGCTGCATCGCCTTCGCGTTCGTGCTCACCGCAGTCTTCGCTAACCTGCCGTGGCGCAACGACGTCGACAGCTACAAGCCGCTTGACCTGCCCGGTACCGTGCCGCCGCGCCCGAACGGCAAGAACGGCACCCTGACCGCCGCTACCTCTAAGGAGAACTGA
- a CDS encoding MetS family NSS transporter small subunit: MPVNAILLMLAAFAVVWGGLVASIVVLLYKPQPIDVYEEDGEQAHLLPGY; the protein is encoded by the coding sequence ATGCCGGTTAACGCGATCCTGTTGATGCTGGCCGCCTTCGCCGTGGTGTGGGGAGGGCTCGTAGCCTCCATCGTGGTGCTGCTCTACAAGCCCCAGCCCATCGACGTCTACGAAGAGGACGGCGAGCAGGCCCACCTGCTGCCCGGCTACTAA